ATACACAAAGAAATTCTGGGAAGGGTACGAGAACAAAAGGGAGAGCCTGTACGGTGCCAGGAGAACGTCTACTAGAACCGAAAAGAGGTTCATTCCCCAGAGGGAGCCTGTTAGAGTTCCATCGAGTTCTGGAACATGGAAACCCAAAGAGCGCACCCGCTACGAGGACGTGATAATAAACGTCAAAAACAGATTTAAAGATCGGGGCAGCATTTATGTGACTCCCCGAGAGATCCGCATAGAAACTTCCAGAATCAAAAAAGTACTTCCTCGTTCACCTTCAATCAGATTTGAGATCAGGGACGGAAAGAGGTGGGTCATCATCCCAGAGAGCGTCTACTCAATGGCATACACGCCGGAGAGGAAACATGAGGGGAGAAAACACGGCAAATACGCTCTCATCGGAATCGCTCTCCTGATACTACTCCTGGCCGGCTATCTGTATTCCAGGGGAAGTTTCGATAACCTTGGGGTACCCTTCCTCGGGAATTCGAGCGGTTCCTCCCAAGGAGCCAGCACCCACACACCAGAATACTCAGGTACTCAAACAATTGACAAAACCAATACTGCACCGATCTACTCTACGAGCACTCCAACGCATACATCAGAACAAGCACCACTAATAACCCCTGAATCACCTTGTTCGAATAGCTACTGGCGATATATTTTCCAAGACGCCCTTAAATGTGCTCTGACTGAAGAAGAACTCTCAAAAATTTCCAATCTCGCCAGCCAGTTGAAAGGAGAGAGTCTCCAGGAAAGCGCCTGGAATACTCTGGAGTGGCTCCACGAGAACATAGAGTACAACTATTCCAAAGCCTCCCTCCCAGCGCCGGTTATCTGGACTTCCAACGGAAGAATAAGCAGAGTCGATGCAGCGCCGGGCGTTGAAATCCAAACCCCATACGAGACCATCCGGAGGGGAGCGGGCGTCTGCAGGGATTATGCCATCTTAACAGCTGCGCTCCTGCTCGAAATGAACTACTCTCCTGTTTACGTATTCAGCATTGAGTTCGAGAACTCGCCGATAGGACACGCGGCCGTGGCGATAAAGATCAACGGGGAGTACTTTATTCTTGATCAGCATCCACCCGTTATGGATCTGGGGACGTACTACACCGACTTGGCAGTCTACAGGCAAGAAACCCTTGGCGAGAGGCTATTCATTTCAAACGCTACTGTCTATGAGATAAGCAGGGATAAAAACGGCGCGATAGTTAGAGAAATCGGAATCCTATCAGCTGAAGACTTTAAGCAAAAGGATCACGTGTTCAGCCCTACAGACTTGATCAGAATATCCACAGATCTAAGGAAGATCCTTGAGGACAGATATCCCCATTTAATTTCCGACAAAAACATTGCCAACCTCGAAGAAAAAAGTTATTTACCCCCAGGATACTCAGACGGAAGGATTTGGAGATTAAACTTCCCCCACTACGCGGACTACTACAACCCCGTCTTTCATGAGCAATTCGTGGAATACATGCTTATGGCTCTTACGAACGATGAGAACGTCAAGAGCGACTTGAAGAAATTCAACAGGTTTTGGATCAAAGTTGAACATGAAGGGGACTCGCTAAAAGTAACGCTAAACTTAGCCAAAAAATAATGCAAAATCAGAATGAACAAGCCCCCATCAATTGAGTCAACCAAAAACAAGAAAAACCTGCTAAAGAATCACCCCAATTACTATCGAGTTAACGTTAGTTCTCGTAGGACCAGTCACTACCAGGGCCTTAGCCTTTTTCAAAGCCTCGTAGGCGTTGTGGCTTCTCAGGTACTCCTCAAGGTCTATTCCCTCGTTTCTGAGGACTTCCGCAGTATGGCTGTCCACAAGTCCTCCGGCGGCATCCGTTGGGCCGTCCGTTCCGTCGGTGTCCATCGCCAGAACAGCAACTCCCCTAAGGCCCGAAATCTTTCTCGCTATGCTCAAAGCGAACTCCTGGTTCGGCCCGCCGAGGCCCGCTTTTCCTTCTATAGTCACCGTGGTTTCCCCACCGGCTATCAGAACACAGGGCCTCTTAAAGGGCCTGTTCCTGTGGTAGATTTCCTCAATGACTGAACCAAAAGCCAATGCAACTTCTCTGGCTTCCCCTTCAAGCGTGGTTGTGAGGATGTGGGCTTCGAGACCGAGCTCCTTAGCTTTTCTCTGGGCCGCTTCACAGACCAGGACGTTGCTCGCTATGAGGAAGTTGTGGACGTTTGGGAGGTCTTCCTTTAGAGTCTCCTCCGCTTTTCCCTCCAGGCCGAGCTCTATGTAATGCCTAACGCTCTCGGGGAGCTTTTCCCATAGGCCGTAGAGCTTGAGTATCCGGTAAGAGGCTATTTCCTCTACGGAGTGTGCGCTGTTGATGCATCCGGAGAGGACTACTGGGATAACTACCAACGACAAAATTATTGCCCACTTCAACTTCATTACTTCTCACTTCTCAGTTTAACCAACTTTCAAAAGCAGAGAGACCATGTAGAGTGCTCCAACGAACGCTATAAAGTCTAAAACAAAGTCTCTAATTTTGATCTCTCTTTGTTTTAATATAAACACCCTCTCAACTTCAGTAGCGATAGAAGCAAAGAGCGCCGCAAGCACAATTGCTAGCCATCCAAGAGTTTGATAGTATGCGAGAGCAAATGCCCATGGAAGGTTAATCAAAAAGAAAAATATATAACGGAGAGTGCGACTTCCAGTACGAGTGGCCACATCTCTTCACCCCTTGCAAGCTCCAATAGCAGTACATATTGCGGCAGCACCAGCCCCACATGCAACTCGTATATTTGTCAGAGTGTTAAATAATGAAAATTCAAACCATAAAAATCACACAAACATCGTCTTCAGCACATCGGCACAGCCGCAGTGCCTCTCCTCTGGGATCTTCGGGATGCCCTTCTTGAGGAGCTCCTGAACCTTGTAGTTGTTCTCGGCCATGACCTTGAGGACCTCCTGGGCATCTACTGGCTTGTCAGCCCAGACGTCGTAGTCGGTGACGGTCGCTATGTTGACGTAGCACATTCCAAGCTCGCGGGCGAGGTTTACCTCCGGGACAAGGGTCATTCCGATGATGTGGGCGAACTGGCGGAACATGAAGCTCTCGGCCCTTGTGGAGAAGCGCGGGCCTTCGATGCAGACGTAGGTGCCCTTCTCGTGGACAGGGAAGCCAAGCTCCTTGGCCGTCTCGTAGAATATCTTCCTCATCTCAGGACAGAATGGATCGGCCATGGAGACGTGGGCAACGCGCGGCCCGTTGTAGAAGGTGTAGTCCCTCTTCTTGGTGAAGTCGATGAACTGGTCAGTTATGACGATGTCCCCGGGCTTGTACTCCTCGCGCAGCGAACCAACGGCCGTGATTCCAATAACCCTCTCGACGCCAAGCTCCTTGAGGGCCCAGATGTTGGCCCTGTACGGGACTTCGTGCGGTGGGAACTCGTGGTGCTTGCCGTGGCGCGGAATGAAGGCAACCTCAACGCCCTCGATCTCTCCTATTTCCACTGGAGCTGAAGGCCTTCCATACGGGGTGTGCACCTTAACGGTCTCCTTAGGCTCGAAGACGCCGTAAACTCCAGAACCGCCGATAATACCTATCCTCGGCATGGTCATCACCGTGTTGATTGGGCGCTTGGATAATATAAGGGTTGCCTTTCCAGTGGAAACCAAACTCCGAAAGTTTAATAACCTTTGGAAACTAAAGTTTTCCGGAGGTGAGAGAATGGAGAACGGGAAGCCGGTCAAGCTCGTCCTGCCTGAGGTCAAGAACCCGATTCTCATAGAGGGCTACCCCGGGATAGGCCTCGTGGGTCATATAGCGGCGAACTTTCTGGCGAAGGAGCTGAAGATGGACATGATAGGCTACGTAGAAAGCCCGTTCTTGCCGCCGATGGCCCTGATCCTTGAGGGGAAGCCGAACCCGCCGCTGAGGTTCTACGGAAAGGACAACATCATAGTTGCGGTAGCGGACATCTACGTCCCACCCACGCTCGTCAACGAGATAGCCAAGGAGCTTGTGAACTACCTGAGCGAGATGAAGGCCGAGAAGGTAATTTCGATGGGCGGCATAGGGATAGGCTTCTTCAAGGAGCAGCTTGAGGTCTGGGGCGTCGGTTCCAGAGATGAGCTCAACAAGGAGCTTGAGGAGAAGGGGGTTAAGATACTCCAGTACGGCTCGATAATGGGCATGAGCGGGAAGCTCCTCTGGGAAGCTAGCAGGAAGGGCCTGAACGCCTACGCGCTAATGGGTGAGACCTTCGGCGACAGGCCCGATCCGAGGGCAGCAGCAAACGTCCTGGAGGTAGTCAAGAAGCTCACCAGCCTCGACTTCAGCACTGAGCCTCTCCTCCAGGAGGCCAGGATGATAGAGGAGCAGCTGAGGAAGATGCACGAGCAGATGGAGCAGGCCAGACAGAGGGCCGAGAAGCAGTACGAGAGCCTGTACCTGTGAGGTGATGGCCATGGAGGCAGTGCTGATAGCTGGAATCGCAAGGAGGCTCCTCGACGAGCTTTTGAGGAACCCCTACCGGACAATCGAGCTCAGAAGTGCCAGAAACGTCCTCGCAGTTGAGAGGGCTATGGAAGACTTAAGGAGGCTATTTCTGACGTACGAACCGTTTGAAGACGTTAGAACAGGAACAGAAGGGCTAATAACCGAGTTAATAGAGGCCAGAGAGCTCAACATGAGAGTTCCGTGGGAGGAGAGCGATGAGAGGGAGGTGACCGTCTGCAGGGCGAGGGTGAAGCTCCTCGGCCTCGGGAGGGTCGTGGAGATGGAGAGAAGAGACTCCATAACAGTAGTCAAGGTTAGGGAGATGCTCCCGCAGGAGATGCAGATCGGCTAAAACAGTGTCTTCTGTCTGCCCTTCTTTTTGGAGTCTCTTTTAGGCGGTTCGAGCTTCCTGAACTCGAGGCCCTCCTTTTCCAGGAGTCTTTTTGCCCCAGAAGTGAGCGAGGGAGCAACGAGAATTCCACGGACTTTATCGCCGTACTCCTCTCTCAGAATCTCGACGTAGCTCTTGAGCTGTCTAACGGCATGGAGTTCCGCCCTCCTGCGCTTAAGCTCAAGGACAACTATATTCCCATCACTGTCCCTTCCAAGGACATCAACGATTCCAGTTCCTATCGCCTTCTCCCTGAACAGCGGCTTGAAGCCAGGCTCTATGACCTCTGGATTTTCAAAGATAAGCTCCGCCATCTCGGCCTCGCTCCCCGTAAGGGCGAGCTCCTCGTAGTCCTCAGCTCGGAAGACGGAGACCATGTAGACCTCTTCGAGCTCGACCTCAAGGGTCTCCCTCGGCTTTCTCCTTATCGAGACGAGAACTGGGTTCTCCCTCAGCTCCAGCCTCACTCTGCTACCCGGTGGCTGCCAGTTCACGGGCTCGCGCTTCTTGCTCTGGTGGATGAGAAAAGAGCCGTCGGGCTTGACTATGATGACCCTATCGCCGGAGCCGAGCTCGCTCTTTGCCCTTCCATCGTAGTGGACCTTACAGCGGGCAAAAATCGTCAGCATGGCCTCTTCTAAGAGAGCTGAATTGACTAGCGAAACGAGTTCTTCGGTTGATGGCGACGTGATGACCGTTACCTTATCCTTGGACATGGGGATGGGTAAAAGAAGAGGGTATTTAAAGCCTTCAGTCCTCGACTCCCTTCTCGGTTATCCTGAAGACCGCCTCCCCCTCGGGAAGGTGCGGGCTGTCTATCAGGCGAGCGACCCTCTTTCCGGCCTTGCCCTTACGGAGATAGACCCTGAGAGTGGCGCTGTGGGCTAGGATGTGGCCGCCGACAGGCCTCGTAGGATCACCGAAGAAGGCATCCGGTTTCGCCTGAACCTGGTTGGTTACAAAGACCGCTATGTCGTAGAGGTCTGCCAATCTGTGGAGGTCGGCGAGGTGCTTGGCGAGCTTCTGCTGCCTCTCAGCCAACGTGCCTCTTCCCACGTACTCGGCACGGAAGTGCGCCATGAGTGAATCCACGACGAGAAGTTTTACAGGCCTGTCGCTCTCAGCCTTCTCCTTGATTATCTCCTCGGCCTTCTCGACGAGGAGCATCTGGTGGTTGCTGTTGAACGCCCTCGCAACGTAGATGTTCTTGAGGGTCTCCTCAGGATCGAGGCCGCGGTTTTCGGCGATCTGCTTTATCCTCTCAGGCCTGAAGGTGTTCTCAGTGTCAATCCAGATGACGGAACCGCCGAGACCACCTTCCTCGGGCGGCTTCTGAACCATGACAGCAAGTGTGTGGGCGAGCTGGGTGTTGTGGAGCACGAGACCGTTCGGTGCGATGAAGTTGTGGGTCTCTGGAATGACCAGATCGTAGACCCAGTCGTTGTAGTCAACGACCTCAACGGACGAGACTTCGTGGAACTCCAGCCTTCTCGCGAGCTCTATCGTTTCTAGGGCAAGCTTTGCAACTCCCTCCAACCTCTCAATCTCCTTGAGGAGCGCTGAAACAACTTTCTCCTTCAGCTCGGGCCTCTTTGGAAGTCCTCTCGTCCGGTAGTTCGCCACCTGCCTGTCTGTAAAGCCGTACTTCGTGATGGCCGTCCACGGGAACGGGAGCTCGGGTTTATCGCCCATTTCCAGTGCCTTTCTGGCCTCGGAAAGCTTCTCAAGGGCTTCCCTAAAGTATTCTTCTATCCTGGAGAGAGTCTTCTCGGTGAACCACACATTCCTGCTTCTCGTGAGTATGTGGTAAGCCGTCTCATTGTCCCTCTTAGGCAGTCTGAACTCCGAGTAGAGCTTTCCAAGGAACTTGCCCAGGGCGGGTGGATACCTGCCAACGCCGCCCTCGTTCATCTCGCCCGGCTTTATGCGGCTCTTCTCAAGGACTTTCTCGAAGGTCTTCCTGTCTTCACCCGTTATGTAGATGCGGTAGTAAACGCTTCCCTCGATTGTTTTCTGAGAGATCCTCGGAGTTATTCCAAGCCTCTTAAGTAGGAAGACAAGTCCATCGGCGAGCTCACGGCTCTTTGTGACCAGCTCAACTATTGACTCGGTTAAATAGCCATCCCCATCCAAGTATCCAGCCAGAAACGCCGCGATGGCAGATTCTCCAGCGTTCAGCACTCTCTCGGGAACGACTTTCGTTGATGCGTTTGACGTGGCAAGCTCACCGAGCCACTCGGCGGTCTTCTTTCTAAAGAGTATCCTGTAGAGACCGCGTCTTACCTCAACCGTCGGAGTGTAGCCGTCGTGATCTTCGATAAAAGAA
This sequence is a window from Thermococcus kodakarensis KOD1. Protein-coding genes within it:
- a CDS encoding transglutaminase-like domain-containing protein, which gives rise to MVDDLPSKDLHYLITRVINPILNSIIATLHSGPIVHYKDGTLDVTEYPIPKLMAKFLADWRDELWYRYSRKNLGDVSEDILHEYIETINYVYRRLHSVDEKTAKQVGRDLILLGQKIEEYLTGKVEVFSDFVFEVEKIRKGQPTKAVREPADRNHQGRVETADVREKKEINRSSGKKAKDFGVCPRCAAYDGDRSEKKLYQCPHCGEWFCEKHVKPALVLTFDRYQELWRKHPELRAFLEEEWHREDGHPCYPYTKKFWEGYENKRESLYGARRTSTRTEKRFIPQREPVRVPSSSGTWKPKERTRYEDVIINVKNRFKDRGSIYVTPREIRIETSRIKKVLPRSPSIRFEIRDGKRWVIIPESVYSMAYTPERKHEGRKHGKYALIGIALLILLLAGYLYSRGSFDNLGVPFLGNSSGSSQGASTHTPEYSGTQTIDKTNTAPIYSTSTPTHTSEQAPLITPESPCSNSYWRYIFQDALKCALTEEELSKISNLASQLKGESLQESAWNTLEWLHENIEYNYSKASLPAPVIWTSNGRISRVDAAPGVEIQTPYETIRRGAGVCRDYAILTAALLLEMNYSPVYVFSIEFENSPIGHAAVAIKINGEYFILDQHPPVMDLGTYYTDLAVYRQETLGERLFISNATVYEISRDKNGAIVREIGILSAEDFKQKDHVFSPTDLIRISTDLRKILEDRYPHLISDKNIANLEEKSYLPPGYSDGRIWRLNFPHYADYYNPVFHEQFVEYMLMALTNDENVKSDLKKFNRFWIKVEHEGDSLKVTLNLAKK
- a CDS encoding DUF473 domain-containing protein — translated: MEAVLIAGIARRLLDELLRNPYRTIELRSARNVLAVERAMEDLRRLFLTYEPFEDVRTGTEGLITELIEARELNMRVPWEESDEREVTVCRARVKLLGLGRVVEMERRDSITVVKVREMLPQEMQIG
- the nucS gene encoding endonuclease NucS, whose translation is MSKDKVTVITSPSTEELVSLVNSALLEEAMLTIFARCKVHYDGRAKSELGSGDRVIIVKPDGSFLIHQSKKREPVNWQPPGSRVRLELRENPVLVSIRRKPRETLEVELEEVYMVSVFRAEDYEELALTGSEAEMAELIFENPEVIEPGFKPLFREKAIGTGIVDVLGRDSDGNIVVLELKRRRAELHAVRQLKSYVEILREEYGDKVRGILVAPSLTSGAKRLLEKEGLEFRKLEPPKRDSKKKGRQKTLF
- a CDS encoding proteasome assembly chaperone family protein → MENGKPVKLVLPEVKNPILIEGYPGIGLVGHIAANFLAKELKMDMIGYVESPFLPPMALILEGKPNPPLRFYGKDNIIVAVADIYVPPTLVNEIAKELVNYLSEMKAEKVISMGGIGIGFFKEQLEVWGVGSRDELNKELEEKGVKILQYGSIMGMSGKLLWEASRKGLNAYALMGETFGDRPDPRAAANVLEVVKKLTSLDFSTEPLLQEARMIEEQLRKMHEQMEQARQRAEKQYESLYL
- the radA gene encoding DNA repair and recombination protein RadA, with the protein product MARKKKVEDEVKELEEFEELDVEESLSSSDKQSKPEKKISALEDLPGVGPATAEKLREAGYDTIEAIAVASPLELKEIAGISEGAALKIIQAAREAANIGTFMRADEYMKRRTTIGKISTGSKALDKLLGGGIETQAITEVFGEFGSGKCFAKDTKVYYENDTLVHFESIEDMYHKYASLGREVPFDNGYAVPLETVSVYTFDPKTGEVKRTKASYIYREKVEKLAEIRLSNGYLLRITLLHPVLVFRNGLQWVPAGMIKPGDLIVGIRSVPANAATIEESEAYFLGLFVAEGTSNPLSITTGSEELKDFIVSFIEDHDGYTPTVEVRRGLYRILFRKKTAEWLGELATSNASTKVVPERVLNAGESAIAAFLAGYLDGDGYLTESIVELVTKSRELADGLVFLLKRLGITPRISQKTIEGSVYYRIYITGEDRKTFEKVLEKSRIKPGEMNEGGVGRYPPALGKFLGKLYSEFRLPKRDNETAYHILTRSRNVWFTEKTLSRIEEYFREALEKLSEARKALEMGDKPELPFPWTAITKYGFTDRQVANYRTRGLPKRPELKEKVVSALLKEIERLEGVAKLALETIELARRLEFHEVSSVEVVDYNDWVYDLVIPETHNFIAPNGLVLHNTQLAHTLAVMVQKPPEEGGLGGSVIWIDTENTFRPERIKQIAENRGLDPEETLKNIYVARAFNSNHQMLLVEKAEEIIKEKAESDRPVKLLVVDSLMAHFRAEYVGRGTLAERQQKLAKHLADLHRLADLYDIAVFVTNQVQAKPDAFFGDPTRPVGGHILAHSATLRVYLRKGKAGKRVARLIDSPHLPEGEAVFRITEKGVED
- a CDS encoding S-methyl-5'-thioadenosine phosphorylase; its protein translation is MPRIGIIGGSGVYGVFEPKETVKVHTPYGRPSAPVEIGEIEGVEVAFIPRHGKHHEFPPHEVPYRANIWALKELGVERVIGITAVGSLREEYKPGDIVITDQFIDFTKKRDYTFYNGPRVAHVSMADPFCPEMRKIFYETAKELGFPVHEKGTYVCIEGPRFSTRAESFMFRQFAHIIGMTLVPEVNLARELGMCYVNIATVTDYDVWADKPVDAQEVLKVMAENNYKVQELLKKGIPKIPEERHCGCADVLKTMFV